The genomic window TGTTCGTTCATCAAAATCCGAATTTTAAACTCCCGAAAGATACACATACGCCAATTATTATGATTGGACCAGGTACGGGAGTGGCGCCGTTCCGCGCTTTTATGCAAGAGCGTGAGGCGATTGGCGCGAAAGGGAAATCATGGTTGTTTTTTGGTGACCAACATTTCGTGACCGATTTTCTTTATCAAACGGAATGGCAAACGTGGCTAAAAAACGGTGTGTTGACGAAGATGGATGTTGCCTTTTCACGCGATACGAAAGAAAAAGTATACGTGCAACACCGAATGATGGAACAAAGCAAAGAACTGTTCCGATGGTTAGAAGAAGGAGCGGCCGTTTATGTTTGTGGCGACAAACAACGCATGGCAAGGGACGTTCATGAGACGCTTATCCAGATTATTGCGAAAGAAGGACAGATGACGAGTGAACGAGCGGAAGCGTATGTGGCGGACATGCAAAAACAAAAGCGTTACCAACGTGACGTATATTAGGGGGGATGAGTGTGGAAAAGTTTGTATTAACACCGCCGGATGGACCACCAAGCGACGTTGAGCGCATTAAACGAGAAAGCAACTATTTGCGCGGAACGTTGAAAGAAACGATGGAAGATCGCATCACTGCCGGCATTCCAGAAGATGATAACCGATTGATGAAATTTCATGGTAGCTATTTGCAAGATGATCGTGATTTGCGAGCCGAGCGGCAAAAACAAAAATTAGAGCCAGCGTATCAATTTATGATTCGTGTTCGTACCCCAGGTGGCGTAGCAACACCAGAGCAGTGGCTTGCGATGGACGAATTGGCGAGGACGTATGCGAACGGGACGTTGAAACTTACGACACGACAAGCATTTCAGTTTCACGGCGTATTGAAATGGAACATGAAAAAAACGCTCCAAGCCATTAACGAGGCACTGCTTACGACGTTAGCGGCATGCGGTGACGTCAACCGAAACGTCATGTGCAATCCGAATCCTTACCAATCGGAAGTGCATGCAGAAGTGTATGAATGGGCGAAAAGATTAAGCGATTATTTATTACCACAAACAAGGGCGTATTACGAAATTTGGTTAGATGAAGAAAAAGTAGCTGGAACACCGGAGGTAGAACAAGAACCAATTTATGGGCCGCTTTACTTGCCACGAAAATTTAAAATTGGTATCGCTGTTCCACCGTCAAACGATGTCGACGTGTTTTCACAAGACCTTGGATTGATTGCGATTGTTGAACACGGAAAGCTGACGGGATTTAATGTAGCGATCGGTGGCGGCATGGGAATGACGCACGGCGATCGCACGACATATCCGCAGCTCGCAAAAGTGATCGGTTTTTGTAAACCAGAACAAGTGATTGATGTGGCAGAAAAAGTCGTTACCATTCAGCGTGATTACGGCAATCGCTCCGTACGTAAACATGCTCGTTTTAAATATACGATTGATCGGCTTGGTTTGGATGCAGTAAAAGCAGAACTAGAACGTCGGCTTGGATGGAATTTAGAAGAAGCGCGCCCTTACTATTTCGAGCATAATGGCGACCGCTACGGTTGGGTTGAAGGTGTGAACGGAACGTGGCATTTTACGTTATTTGTCGAGGGCGGACGGGTGAAAGATACAGATGATTATCCACTGATGACAGGCTTGCGGGAAATTGCAAAAGTGCATACAGGTGATTTCCGTCTTACCGCTAACCAAAACTTAGTCATCGCCAATGTGCCAAGTGAGAAAAAAGAAGAAATTGATGCGCTTATTAAGCAATATAAATTAACAGATGGGAAACATTATAGTGCCCTTCGTCGTAACTCGCTAGCCTGTGTGGCTTTGCCAACGTGTGGATTAGCGATGGCAGAAGCAGAGAGATATTTGCCGACACTCATTGATAAAATTGAGGAAATTGTTGAGGAAAACGGACTTCGTGACGAGGAAATAACGATTCGCATGACCGGCTGTCCGAATGGCTGTGCCCGTCATGTCCTTGGGGAAATTGCATTTATCGGTAAATCTGTCGGCAAATATAATATGTATCTTGGGGCTGCATTTGACGGCAGCCGTCTCGGTAAATTGTATCGGGAAAATATCGGAGAAAAAGAAATTTTATCTGAACTTCGTACGCTCCTTTCTCGGTACGCGAAAGAGCGATTTGATGGTGAACACTTTGGTGATTTTGTTATTCGCGCAGGTATTGTAAAAGAAGTGACAGATGGAACAAACTTTCATGACTAAACAAATCGGCTTCCCGGTTGGGAGCCGATTTGTTTGTAAAAAAGGATGATTTGAAACGATCGAGAATATAATAAAGGGGCAAATTTTATTTATAGAAAGGAGTCATTTACATGATCGTTACAACAACAAACAGCATCGAAGGAAAACAAATTGAACAATATCTCGGGTTAGTGTCTGGTGAAGTTATTTTAGGAGCGAATGTCGTTCGCGATTTTTTGGCGAGCATTACCGATATCATCGGTGGCCGAAGCGGAACATACGAAAGCAAGTTAGCTGAAGGGCGAGACATGGCTGTAGAAGAAATGGTAAAAAAAGCGCGCAATATGGGAGCAAACGCGGTCATTGGCGTCGATTTGGATTTTGAAACATTGCGCGACGGAATGATGATGTGCATCGCGACAGGTACAGCGGTGAAGTTGAAGGAATAGGGAAGGAGGAGAAGAAGCTGAATCGGCTTCTTCTTTTTACTTTACACGAACGATATTCAAACTTTTGTCGAAAAACTGACATGTAATGTTCAATCATGATGAACTAAGGAATGGCACATATTTTTTACAATAAAGATTGTGATTTATGTAACAGAACAAAAAACTGGTTTTTATTAGAATGACAAAAAGGAGAGTGAGCGAAATGAGGTGGATCGCTTCACGATTTAATGCGATCTCACATACCGATTCAGGTGAAGTAATTATTTACAATAGTTATACAGGTGCTGTTATATCGGTTGATGAAAGAGAAAAGATGGAAGTATTGCGTGTACTGCGAACAGGAACAGACAATGAGCAGTCTGATGTTTGTCAAACGCTCATACAATGTGGATTTCTAGTTCCAGAGCAAACAGACGAAAAGCGACGAGCACAATTGTTACATGCTTCGATGCACCGAACCGATGTGATGCATCTTATTATTTTACCAACGGAGGCCTGTAATTTTCGTTGTACATATTGTTATCAAGATTTCTCTCGTGGACAGATGAAGCGAGAAATAGTAGAAGGGCTAAAACGTTTTTTAGAGCAAAAGATGGCTCGATTGCAACATTTAACAGTTAGCTGGTTTGGTGGGGAGCCATTATTAGCGCTTAGTATAATTCAAGAGATAAGCGAATGGATTATTGCTTTAGCTGAACGATATGGAGTGACGTATGAAGCGGACATATCGACAAACGGTTATTATTTATCAAAAGAAACGTTACAACAACTGTTACGTTATCACGTGCGTCGTTTTATGATTACAATTGATGGAATGAAAAGTGTCCACGACTCTCGTCGCTTTCTAGCAAATGGGCAAGGTACATATGATACAATTATGCAACATTTACGTGATATCCGTACATTAGACGAATCATTCGATATTTACCTCCGCCTAAACTTTGATAAGACAAACATTGCTCATGTTCCATCATTTTTAACGGATTTAGCACACGAGTTTGCAGGGGATGCACGCTTTCAACTATTTTGCCGTCCAGTTGGAAAATGGGGTGGAACGAACGATGATCACTTGCCGATTTGCGACGATCGTACGGCTGAACGAAAAATATGGGAATTGACTGAACAAGGAGTAAACCAAGGGCTTTCGATGAGTAAAGTGATTGAGTCGATGCTTATGCCTGGAGGGGCGGTTTGTTATGCAGCGAAGCCTCATTCACTTGTGATAGGAACAGATGGACAACTGTATAAATGTACTTGTTTTTTAAATGAGTCATATAATCATGTTGGTCAACTTCACGAAGATGGAACGATACAAATCGACTATGACCGCTTTGCATTATGGGTAACATCAGGCGAGGAACAAGATGAAGCGTGTCAATCTTGTTTTTTTCGACCAGCTTGTCAAGGAAATCATTGTCCACAATATCGTATAAGAAAAGGAAAGCGACCATGCCCATATGAAAAAAGAAAAATAAAACAAGTGTTGCAACTGATTTATCGTCAAGAAAAGGAGGTGATCGAATGAAAATCGTACGACCAGCCATTTCTCCAATGATCGCTTCTACGACAGGGCGATTGTCTAAATCTGTACCTGGTAACTTGAAATAGGAATCAAGGTTTCCTTGGTTCCTTTTTGCATATTGACTGACGTATAAAAATGGGATATGATGTAATTAGAAATTTATCTAAATATCTATTTTTTAATTTTATATTTAGGAATTTGTCTAAATATCTAAAAGAAAGCGGGTGAAAAAGATGTCGTTTAACGAGGCATTTAAAGCGATTGCTGATCCAAACCGCCGAAAAATTCTTTCTTTATTAAAAAAAGGAGATTTAACAGCAGGGGAAATTGCTGAACATTTTGATATGCAAAAGCCGAGTGTGTCTCATCATTTAAAAATATTAAAACAAGCCGATTTAGTGGAAGATCGGCGTGTTGGACAACATATTTATTACTCACTAAACACAACGGTGTTCCAAGATTTAATGAGCTGGTTTTATGACATATTACAAAAAGAAGGTGATGAATCATGAAAAAGCACTTATTTATTATCATTCTCATTGCAAGTAGCTATGTATTGAGTTTATTAGCCATCCCTTTTTTGCCGGATGAGGTGGCGATTCATTGGAATGTGGCTGGGGAAGCTGACGGCTTTACGAACAAATGGTGGGGCGCATTACTTTTTCCGATCTTTTTAACAGGAATTGTCTCCCTTATTCTTTTCTTGCCGAAGGTGGATCCACGCAAAGAAAACTACGAGAAATTTGAAAAAGTATATCGCATTTTTTTACATGTATTTGTTTTATTTTTATTTAGCATACATGTGGTGACGCTTGCGTATAATATCGGAATTCCTGTGCAAGTCGATGTCGTTGTGCCGATTGGAGTTGGAGTGTTGTTCATTGCCCTTGGAAATTATATGCCGAAAATTAAACCGAATTATTTTTTCGGTATTCGTACCCCTTGGACGCTAGAAAATGAAGAAGTTTGGCAAAAAACGCATCGTGTCGGAGGAAAAGTGTTTGTTATGATGGGTGTATTCATTATGCTTACGGTATTTGCAACAAGTGTATGGCGCTTTATTTTTCTGATGATCATTGTATTTGGTGGCACGATGTATTTGTTTATCCAGTCGTATTTATTTTCGCGTAAATGAAAGGAGAGATCGGCTTGGTTGGGATGTTTGTTCAATTGTTTCTTTCTTTGATTGTTCCTTTCGCACTTATCATATATGGGCGAAAAAAAGGATGGCTCTCATGGAAAGCGTTCGGTGTCGGCTTGCTTGTTTTTGTTTTATTTTCACAAGTGTTAGAGAAAGTTATGCATATGCTTGTAATAGATCCGAGTGGCACATCGTTAAAAGGAATAAGTAGCGTTTGGGCGTTTGTCGCTTACGGCGCTTTAGCAGCTGGAGTGTTCGAAGAGATAGGAAGATATGTCGGGTTTCGCTTCATGTTAAAAAACAATCGGGCATACGGGGATGGATTATCATTCGGTTTAGGACATGGAGGAATGGAAGCTGTGCTTATTGGTGCTTTTAGCGCCGTGAATATGATGGTCATTTCTCATCTCGTGCAAACAGGTCAGTTTGAGCAAATTGCTTCCTCTCTCCCTGCTACACAAGCGGAGATGCTCAAAACCATGTTAAATCAGCCTGATTGGATGTATGTATTAGGTGGTATCGAGCGAACATTTGCGATAGCGATCCATGTTGCGCTTTCTCTTCTTGTTTTATATGGGGTTCGGAAAGGACAATTTCGTTACGTGGTGTATGCCATTTTGATTCATGCGTTAATTGATGTGGTCCCTGCGCTATATCAAGTGAAAGTCATTTCAAATGTTTGGATTGTAGAAACGATTCTTGCTTTCATTGCAATCGCTTCGCTCGTCTTCATTCGACGTATAGCAGAAAAGTTTTAAAAACATATTGCATCGAAACGCGTTTCATACCTTATGCTCGTGTCAAAGGCATGAGGGAGGGAGAAACGATGGGAATCTTTTTTATTTTCATGTTGTGCGCTGTTGAGTTAATCGGAGCGCAGTTCGCCATAGAAGCAGCTTCAAAACGAAAGTAAAAAGGGAGGATGGACAAATGAAACGAATAAACATTGGTAACTCTGGCCTAATAGCCTCAGAAATTGTGTTAGGATGCATGCGAATTTCGGAAATGTCTGTTTCCGAGCTATCAAGGTATATAGACGAAGCGCTTGAAGCAGGAATTACGATGTTTGACCATGCAGATATTTATGGAAAAGGGCGTTGTGAAGAGCTGTTTGGCGAAGTGCTTGCTTCTCGTCCGCATTTGCGCGAACGCATTCACATTCAAAGCAAATGTTCGATTCGTGATGGCTATTATGACTTATCAAAAGAGCATATTTTAACATCCGTCGACGGCATATTGAAGCGACTTCAAACCGATTATTTAGATATGTTGCTTTTACACCGACCGGATACGCTTATGGAACTAGAAGAAGTAGCAGAGGCGTTTGATTGTCTACATGCAAGCGGAAAAGTCCGTCATTTCGGGGTGAGCAACTTCAATAGTATGCAAATCGAGCTATTGCAAGCATACGTTAAACAGCCGATCATCGCGAATCAAATGCAGTTCAGTATTATGCATGCGAATTTAGTGACAAGCGGCATTCAAGCGAATACGCTATTTGACGGAGCGCCGAACCGCGACGGACATATTTTAGAATATTGCCGTCTTAAACAGATTACGATACAGGCGTGGTCTCCGTTCCAATACGGCTTTTTTGAAGGAGTGTTCATTGACAACGAGCAATTTCCGGAAGTCAATGAAGTACTCGGACGGCTAGCTGAGGAAAAAG from Anoxybacillus gonensis includes these protein-coding regions:
- the cysI gene encoding assimilatory sulfite reductase (NADPH) hemoprotein subunit codes for the protein MSVEKFVLTPPDGPPSDVERIKRESNYLRGTLKETMEDRITAGIPEDDNRLMKFHGSYLQDDRDLRAERQKQKLEPAYQFMIRVRTPGGVATPEQWLAMDELARTYANGTLKLTTRQAFQFHGVLKWNMKKTLQAINEALLTTLAACGDVNRNVMCNPNPYQSEVHAEVYEWAKRLSDYLLPQTRAYYEIWLDEEKVAGTPEVEQEPIYGPLYLPRKFKIGIAVPPSNDVDVFSQDLGLIAIVEHGKLTGFNVAIGGGMGMTHGDRTTYPQLAKVIGFCKPEQVIDVAEKVVTIQRDYGNRSVRKHARFKYTIDRLGLDAVKAELERRLGWNLEEARPYYFEHNGDRYGWVEGVNGTWHFTLFVEGGRVKDTDDYPLMTGLREIAKVHTGDFRLTANQNLVIANVPSEKKEEIDALIKQYKLTDGKHYSALRRNSLACVALPTCGLAMAEAERYLPTLIDKIEEIVEENGLRDEEITIRMTGCPNGCARHVLGEIAFIGKSVGKYNMYLGAAFDGSRLGKLYRENIGEKEILSELRTLLSRYAKERFDGEHFGDFVIRAGIVKEVTDGTNFHD
- a CDS encoding YbjQ family protein; the encoded protein is MIVTTTNSIEGKQIEQYLGLVSGEVILGANVVRDFLASITDIIGGRSGTYESKLAEGRDMAVEEMVKKARNMGANAVIGVDLDFETLRDGMMMCIATGTAVKLKE
- a CDS encoding radical SAM/SPASM domain-containing protein; the protein is MRWIASRFNAISHTDSGEVIIYNSYTGAVISVDEREKMEVLRVLRTGTDNEQSDVCQTLIQCGFLVPEQTDEKRRAQLLHASMHRTDVMHLIILPTEACNFRCTYCYQDFSRGQMKREIVEGLKRFLEQKMARLQHLTVSWFGGEPLLALSIIQEISEWIIALAERYGVTYEADISTNGYYLSKETLQQLLRYHVRRFMITIDGMKSVHDSRRFLANGQGTYDTIMQHLRDIRTLDESFDIYLRLNFDKTNIAHVPSFLTDLAHEFAGDARFQLFCRPVGKWGGTNDDHLPICDDRTAERKIWELTEQGVNQGLSMSKVIESMLMPGGAVCYAAKPHSLVIGTDGQLYKCTCFLNESYNHVGQLHEDGTIQIDYDRFALWVTSGEEQDEACQSCFFRPACQGNHCPQYRIRKGKRPCPYEKRKIKQVLQLIYRQEKEVIE
- a CDS encoding autorepressor SdpR family transcription factor, which produces MSFNEAFKAIADPNRRKILSLLKKGDLTAGEIAEHFDMQKPSVSHHLKILKQADLVEDRRVGQHIYYSLNTTVFQDLMSWFYDILQKEGDES
- a CDS encoding SdpI family protein; the encoded protein is MKKHLFIIILIASSYVLSLLAIPFLPDEVAIHWNVAGEADGFTNKWWGALLFPIFLTGIVSLILFLPKVDPRKENYEKFEKVYRIFLHVFVLFLFSIHVVTLAYNIGIPVQVDVVVPIGVGVLFIALGNYMPKIKPNYFFGIRTPWTLENEEVWQKTHRVGGKVFVMMGVFIMLTVFATSVWRFIFLMIIVFGGTMYLFIQSYLFSRK
- a CDS encoding YhfC family intramembrane metalloprotease; this encodes MKGEIGLVGMFVQLFLSLIVPFALIIYGRKKGWLSWKAFGVGLLVFVLFSQVLEKVMHMLVIDPSGTSLKGISSVWAFVAYGALAAGVFEEIGRYVGFRFMLKNNRAYGDGLSFGLGHGGMEAVLIGAFSAVNMMVISHLVQTGQFEQIASSLPATQAEMLKTMLNQPDWMYVLGGIERTFAIAIHVALSLLVLYGVRKGQFRYVVYAILIHALIDVVPALYQVKVISNVWIVETILAFIAIASLVFIRRIAEKF
- a CDS encoding aldo/keto reductase, with product MKRINIGNSGLIASEIVLGCMRISEMSVSELSRYIDEALEAGITMFDHADIYGKGRCEELFGEVLASRPHLRERIHIQSKCSIRDGYYDLSKEHILTSVDGILKRLQTDYLDMLLLHRPDTLMELEEVAEAFDCLHASGKVRHFGVSNFNSMQIELLQAYVKQPIIANQMQFSIMHANLVTSGIQANTLFDGAPNRDGHILEYCRLKQITIQAWSPFQYGFFEGVFIDNEQFPEVNEVLGRLAEEKGVSKSAIAVAWILRHPANMQVIVGTTNSARLKDICQASHVQLSRQEWYEIYRAAGHRLP